The following coding sequences are from one Diprion similis isolate iyDipSimi1 chromosome 9, iyDipSimi1.1, whole genome shotgun sequence window:
- the LOC124410206 gene encoding ARF GTPase-activating protein GIT2, whose protein sequence is MARPKHRGNVDTCADCGAPEPGWASLNRAILLCDECCSIHRSLGRHVSHIKSLHKGIWSTYLLSMVRTLNNNGANSIWEHSLLDPSISKTNRRKPQSKDLLHPVKADFIKAKHQQLAFILRPSKEEICSEEELSRQLHSSVRTANLETSLRLLAQGANPNYFYQEKGTTPLHVAAKAGQALQLELLIANGGNPSTMDLNGQTPAEHAKMAGHLDLAERIIESMYEVTDRLTYHVCSRKPEHRLGQHLIIPQWGTTERNEMTIQARNKLQMLPNHLLEELAMDVYDEVDRRETEAIWMSNASLPERCTVPFLPVNPQLSSTRNQGRQKLARFTVQEFAILIIDLLTEAKQRHMLANAAPPQDPAVSLLRKEQTFANHASQVSDDEPLYDSVASDDDYAALTVVNASAQTSVPNLDDEKALAPMAKGLPSVVEVLKKQLTLSDSTIRDLRNEIRSLQSTVERLSQENCELRNMIQVPLKSRPQEDAVVNGHVVGERELESEPILDIKTPTPRGSQRPASMYETREGLRKSSPWSTANNQAKREVEALPRPNTTQSLWDCGTVSLPPSEEVTRRTEQVTRRIQELWMAMQEPSCREAFVPCAEKIRVAVAELTAIFPPNPMEDNVRSALRQLNGNTGRLQAECAGLQRCTSDTDHMDRCLQQVRSCAYDIAKATKLLVTQFQVC, encoded by the exons ATGGCGCGACCAAAGCATCGAGGAAATGTGGATACTTGTGCCGACTGTGGAGCGCCTG AACCAGGATGGGCATCTTTGAACAGGGCTATTCTATTGTGCGACGAATGCTGCAGTATACACCGCAGTCTAGGACGCCATGTATCGCATATCAAATCTCTTCACAAGGGAATTTGGAGTACATACTTGCTTTCG ATGGTGCGTACCCTGAATAACAATGGTGCCAATAGCATTTGGGAACATTCCTTGTTGGATCCGAGCATCTCTAAGACTAATAGACGAAAACCTCAATCCAAAGATCTGTTACA CCCGGTGAAAGCGGACTTCATCAAGGCAAAACATCAGCAGCTGGCATTTATTCTGCGACCTagtaaagaagaaatttgTAGCGAGGAAGAACTTAGTAGACAGCTTCACAGCAGCGTTCGTACCGCTAATCTAGAAACTTCCCTTCGTTTATTGGCTCAGGGTGCTAATCCAAACTACTTTTATCAA GAAAAAGGAACAACGCCGTTACATGTTGCTGCTAAAGCAGGACAGGCGCTACAGTTGGAACTCCTCATAGCTAATGGCGGCAACCCTAGTACAATGGACTTGAATGGCCAAACACCTGCTGAACATGCCAA gaTGGCCGGACACCTGGATCTAGCTGAGCGAATTATAGAAAGTATGTACGAAGTTACAGACAGATTAACTTACCACGTTTGCTCTCGGAAACCGGAACATCGATTAGGACAACATCTCATTATACCTCAATGGGGTACAACGGAGAGAAATGAAATGACTATTCAAGCTAGAAATAAGTTACAAATG TTACCAAATCATTTGTTGGAAGAGCTTGCGATGGATGTTTACGATGAGGTAGATCGTCGCGAGACAGAAGCTA TTTGGATGTCGAACGCGTCTTTGCCAGAGAGATGCACAGTCCCTTTTTTGCCGGTAAACCCTCAATTATCGTCGACAAGGAATCAGGGTAGACAAAAGCTTGCACGGTTCACTGTTCAAGAGTTTGCAATTTTAATCATCGATCTTCTTACCGAGGCCAAGCAGAGACATATGCTTGCTAACGCTGCTCCTCCACAAG ATCCTGCAGTTTCATTGCTTCGCAAAGAGCAGACCTTTGCCAATCATGCATCACAAGTATCAGATGATGAGCCTTTATATGACAGCGTGGCTTCCGATGACGACTATGCTGCTCTTACAGTAGTTAATGCTTCTGCCCAGACATCTGTTCCCAATTTGGATGACGAG aAAGCTCTCGCTCCAATGGCCAAGGGACTACCGTCTGTGGTTGAAGTTCTGAAGAAGCAACTAACTCTCTCCGATTCGACAATTCGTGACCTACGCAATGAAATACGTTCTCTTCAGTCCACCGTTGAAAGATTATCACAAGAGAACTGTGAGCTACGAAATATGATTCAG GTACCTCTGAAATCAAGACCCCAAGAAGATGCTGTGGTTAATGGACACGTGGTCGGTGAGCGAGAACTGGAATCAGAACCAATCCTGGATATAAAAACCCCGACACCTCGAGGTAGTCAAAGACCGGCATCAATGTACGAAACCAGAGAAGGTCTTCGCAAGTCTTCTCCGTGGTCCACGGCTAATAATCAA GCAAAACGGGAGGTTGAAGCATTACCACGCCCGAATACAACGCAGAGTCTGTGGGACTGTGGCACTGTGAGTCTTCCCCCTAGCGAGGAAGTAACTAGAAGAACAGAACAAGTCACGAGACGTATTCAAGAGTTGTGGATGGCTATGCAGGAACCCAGTTGCAGAGAAGCTTTTGTCCCTTGCGCGGAAAAAATTCGTGTAGCAGTCGCTGAGTTGACCGCAATATTTCCGCCG AATCCAATGGAGGATAACGTACGATCGGCGTTACGTCAATTAAATGGTAACACAGGTAGACTTCAAGCAGAATGCGCGGGACTACAAAGGTGCACAAGTGACACAGACCACATGGATCGGTGTCTTCAACAAGTACGCTCGTGCGCTTACGACATAGCCAAAGCCACAAAACTTCTGGTCACTCAATTTCAGGTATGTTGA
- the LOC124410532 gene encoding dynein axonemal light chain 4-like produces MSAGEVKKELPQPIIHTYPLCKTTDMPEEMKQEALELCTTAAEKYADNYEHAAKMIKESLDKKFSPPFQVVVGEAYGFSVTYQEKTLLYMYTGGNLAALIWRTVTGFS; encoded by the exons atgtCCGCAGGAGAAGTAAAGAAAGAACTTCCGCAACCTATCATACATACGTACCCGTTATGCAAG aCAACCGATATGCCAGAAGAAATGAAACAGGAGGCATTAGAGTTGTGCACTACGGCTGCAGAAAAATATGCTGATAATTATGAACATGCTGCTAAAATGATTAAAGAAAGTCTTGATAAAAAGTTTAGTCCTCCGTTTCAAGTTGTAGTTGGCGAGGCTTATGGTTTTTCTGTAACATACCAAGAAAAAACTTTACTCTACATGTACACTGGAGGCAATCTTGCAGCTCTGATTTGGAGGACGGTCACTGgtttttcctaa
- the LOC124410251 gene encoding dynein axonemal light chain 4-like yields the protein MTEVKKDDVVKILHTYPLCRKCDMSDEMKQEAMELCVTAAEKYADNYESASKMIKETMDKKFGASWHTVVGEGYGFEITYQLKHLLYMYCAGNLAICIWKSA from the exons ATGACGGAAGTCAAGAAGGACGATGTCGTCAAAATACTTCATACGTATCCCTTGTGTCGC AAATGTGACATGAGCGACGAGATGAAACAGGAAGCGATGGAGTTATGCGTAACGGCAGCAGAGAAGTACGCAGATAATTACGAGAGTGCTTCGAAAATGATTAAGGAAACGATGGACAAAAAATTCGGAGCATCCTGGCACACGGTAGTGGGTGAAGGATACGGATTCGAGATTACTTATCAGCTGAAACACCTGCTGTACATGTACTGCGCAGGAAATTTAGCTATCTGTATATGGAAATCTGcgtaa
- the LOC124410670 gene encoding probable cytosolic Fe-S cluster assembly factor CPIJ010948 gives MASRFSGALQLTDLDDFITPSLECIKPIEIPKSKAKTGAKIKIQEDGAYVELNESGASEKLQKVEITLADCLACSGCITSAESVLVTQQSQEELLRVLQENQNLRENGKEEEARFIVVSLSVQPVLSLAERYGLDPEIAARKLAGHFRQLGADMVLDMTAADDFSLLESAREFIERYKSSQDDVKGQIPMLASSCPGWVCYAEKTHGNFILPYISVTKSPQQVMGSLVKYHLAECKGLPPERVYHISVMPCYDKKLEASREDFYNELKQTRDVDCVITSIELENMLISQGVSLNDVESGEIDRPFGAYAKEKSDKILWGHQGSGSGGYAHFIFQYAAYHLFQEANATVEFKNLRNPDFKEAVLEKDGKILLRFAIANGFKNIQNLVQKLKRGKSPYHYVEVMACPSGCLNGGAQIRSQDGSQPRELAAKLETVYHSLPLSKPEENCVTLSLYTTWLEGEHSDKSTAFLHTQYHEIEKMNTALAIKW, from the exons ATGGCATCGCGATTTAGTGGTGCTTTGCAACTGACGGATTTAGACGATTTCATAACTCCGTCACTG GAATGTATAAAACCAATTGAAATTCCAAAGTCGAAGGCTAAGACAGGggccaaaataaaaatacaggaAGACGGAGCGTACGTAGAATTAAACGAG TCTGGTGCTtcagaaaaactgcaaaaagtCGAGATCACTTTAGCCGACTGCCTAGCTTGCAGCGGCTGTATAACGTCAGCCGAAAGCGTTCTTGTTACTCAGCAGAGTCAAGAGGAACTTCTCAGGGTTTTACAGGAAAATCAGAACCTTCGAGAG aatgggaaagaagaagaggcgAGATTCATTGTAGTGAGTTTGTCAGTACAGCCAGTTTTGTCGCTAGCTGAACGTTACGGCTTAGACCCAGAAATTGCTGCTCGGAAATTAGCCGGTCATTTTCGTCAATTGGGAGCAGATATGGTATTGGATATGACTGCAGCAGACGATTTTTCTCTGTTGGAATCAGCAAgagaatttattgaaagatATAAGTCTTCTCAGGATGATGTCAAAGGTCAAATACCGATGCTGGCTTCGTCTTGTCCGG GCTGGGTTTGTTACGCGGAAAAAACTCACGGCAATTTCATACTGCCTTACATAAGTGTGACAAAGTCGCCGCAACAAGTAATGGGTTCTTTGGTCAAATACCATTTGGCTGAGTGCAAAGGGCTACCTCCTGAGCGAGTATATCACATCAGCGTGATGCCCTgttacgataaaaaattggaagcCTCTCGAGAAGATTTTTACAATGAACTTAAGCAGACCAGAGACGTCGACTGCGTTATTACGTCGA ttgaatTGGAAAATATGTTAATTAGTCAGGGAGTGTCATTGAACGATGTTGAAAGTGGTGAAATAGATCGACCTTTTGGTGCGTACGCCAAAgaaaaatctgacaaaatACTTTGGGGACATCAAGGCTCGGGATCAGGTGGCTACGCTCATTTCATATTCCAGTACGCCGCTTATCATCTTTTCCAAGAAGCCAATGCTActgttgaatttaaaaatctaagAAATCCAGATTTCAAGGAGGCAGTTTTGGAAAAGGATGGAAAGATTTTACTCAGGTTCGCCATTGCCAATGGCTTCAAAAACATCCAGAACCTTGTTCAGAAACTTAAAAGAGGGAAGTCTCCGTATCACTATGTTGAAGTTATGGCCTGTCCATCAG GCTGTCTCAACGGTGGAGCGCAAATACGATCTCAGGATGGTTCACAGCCACGTGAATTGGCTGCTAAACTTGAAACAGTTTATCACAGTCTTCCTTTGAGTAAACCAGAAGAGAATTGTGTTACATTAAGTTTGTATACTACGTGGCTTGAAGGTGAGCACTCTGATAAATCTACTGCTTTTCTCCATACACAGTATCATGAAATAGAGAAGATGAATACGGCACTTGCGATTAAGTGGTGA
- the LOC124410678 gene encoding josephin-2, whose translation MVKSVVFDMNGSIYHERQVKELCALHALNNLFQEHGFTKQELDQICYSLSPDVWINPHKSLLGLGNYDINVIMAALQRKGHEAVWFDKRRDPKCLCLENIEGFILNVPTEYKLGFVLLPLKRRHWVALCKISGTFYNLDSKLETPQLIGKDNELIAYLKEQIDSKEKELFLVVSREVDSKQGWLMDPYLPSKVQSDTDQDSIQYIEDSLPSDIDLQDNATDKRDCQS comes from the exons ATGGTGAAAAGTGTAGTTTTTGACATGAATGGATCTATATATCATGAACGTCAG GTTAAAGAGCTCTGCGCTTTACACGCCTTGAACAATCTATTCCAAGAGCACGGATTTACCAAACAGGAATTAGACCAAATATGTTATAGCCTGAGTCCCGACGTTTGGATAAATCCGCACAAATCTTTACTGGGACTTGGAAATTATGATATCAACGTTATCATGGCTGCTTTACAAAGGAAAGGTCACGAGGCTGTGTGGTTTGATAAACGCAG AGATCCAAAATGTCTTTGTCTCGAGAACATTGAAGGATTTATATTGAACGTACCCACCGAGTATAAGCTAGGATTTGTTTTGCTACCTTTAAAAAGACGGCACTGGGTCGCCTTGTGTAAAATAAGTGGTACTTTTTACAATCTTGATTCTAAACTTGAGACGCCGCAACTCATCGGAAAG GACAATGAATTAATAGCATACTTAAAGGAGCAGATCGATAGCAAGGAAAAGGAATTGTTTCTTGTCGTATCAAGAGAAGTAGACAGCAAGCAAGGATGGCTTATGGATCCGTATCTTCCATCAAAGGTACAAAGCGATACCGATCAAGACTCAATTCAATACATCGAAGACAGCTTGCCTTCAGATATTGATTTGCAGGACAATGCAACTGATAAACGGGACTGCCAAAGTtga
- the LOC124410666 gene encoding CCR4-NOT transcription complex subunit 10 has translation MTEISESHNNDSTASVITDQERELAQNALTDFQKSAYSGCLSSLNKLEALRPKDLKVMHNKVVTEYYKSDLKKTELFRKSLNAICGQITTANTTEGVDDVERCVMRYNQAVLLFHTKQYDLALKIVNKLFTFVEPMEESLAHKVCLLLIKLHIVTNQPDAALSLLNYIESQFVSTDTSKITPTDKETAIKPIKEQKEKRDNVDAATDAFRIKLLKYKARVYLMTHQLKLCKKEWKALVASGTPVNVSSILLKGNLEYLRGNYRKAIKILNSISADGLEYKSSGESAAVLYYNNMACLHHAMGKPNLACFYLQKALQENKNAVESVQVKDADPFLSQPLYTLGGSKHYEIMYSLGVSLLHARRAAQAFECFTESAQKLHNSPRLWLRMAECCIYSHKPTNEIDFNIHKRRKDLVQKVVGNGIYRKIILASALSKDTKYHTEGLSYAIPQPTLEFGMLCLKNALFLLPNDNELNLPPTPMAGPQSVPMSLTPSHVLGGQHATQVSQATALEALNLKASVLAASAYISLCLGDNVVALEHAKALLGMSKLPGAYKMLGNLYAAESLILMNKISEAIEYLKPENIQDIDTFLPIPETLDKDKDKSEEPFVTPVRSWYPSSLPTGKAVLQYNLAVAYAIRGELDKSGETLKQVWISKGPNCDVPIHVIMLALYIELQLGNAHVSKSIIKQHCPQYQ, from the exons ATGACAGAGATTTCAGAGTCGCACAATAACGATAGTACAGCCTCGGTGATAACTGACCAGGAACGTGAGTTGGCTCAGAATGCTTTGACCGATTTTCAGAAAAGCGCTTATTCAGGATGTCTGAGCAGCTTGAACAAACTAGAAGCGTTGAGACCGAAAGATCTTAAAGTAATGCACAACAAAGTTGTCACCGAGTATTACaaaagtgatttgaaaaagaCTGAGCTGTTTAGAAAAAGTCTTAATGCTATATGTGGTCAGATAACTACCGCCAACACAACTGAAGGTGTTGACGATGTCGAAAGATGCGTTATGCGATACAATCAGgctgttcttctttttcacacCAAACAGTACGACTTGGCTCTTAAAATAGTCAACAAGCTATTCACATTCGTCGAGCCGATGG AGGAAAGTCTGGCGCATAAAGTCTGCCTGTTACTCATAAAGCTGCACATCGTCACAAATCAACCGGACGCAGCATTGTCGCTGTTAAATTATATCGAAAGTCAATTTGTGTCTACGGATACGTCCAAGATCACACCAACAGACAAGGAGACCGCTATAAAGCCAATTAAAGAGCAGAAAGAGAAGAGGGACAATGTTGACGCAGCAACAGATGCTTTTAGGATAAAATTGTTAAAGTACAAGGCAAGGGTCTACCTCATGACCCATCAGCTCAAGTTGTGTAAGAAAGAGTGGAAAGCTCTTGTTGCTTCAGGCACACCTGTA AACGTGTCGTCCATACTTCTGAAAGGAAATTTGGAATATCTCAGAGGGAATTATAGAAAGGCtatcaaaatattaaattccaTATCTGCAGATGGTCTGGAATACAA AAGCAGCGGAGAATCGGCAGCAGTTTTATACTATAACAATATGGCTTGTCTACACCATGCGATGGGAAAACCGAACTTGGCTTGTTTCTATTTACAAAAAGCATTACAAGAGAACAAAAATGCGGTTGAAAGCGTCCAAGTTAAAGATGCTG ATCCGTTTTTGTCACAACCCCTTTATACTCTTGGTGGTAGTAAGCATTATGAAATAATGTACAGCTTGGGGGTATCGTTGCTCCATGCAAGACGTGCGGCGCAGGCATTCGAATGTTTCACAGAATCCGCGCAAAAACTGCACAATAGTCCGCGTCTCTGGCTGAGGATGGCCGAATGCTGTATATATAGTCACAAGCCT ACAAATGAAATTGACTTCAATATACACAAACGTCGCAAGGATCTCGTGCAAAAAGTAGTTGGCAACGGTAtatacagaaaaattattttggcaTCAGCTTTATCAAAGGACACTAAATACCACACGGAAGGATTGTCTTACGCCATACCTCAACCTACTCTAGAATTCGGAATgttgtgtttgaaaaatgcctTATTTCTTCTACCAAACGACAACGAGTTGAACTTGCCGCCGACACCAATGGCTGGACCGCAATCTGTTCCAATGTCTCTGACGCCGTCTCATGTATTAg GTGGCCAACACGCGACTCAGGTGTCGCAGGCGACGGCGCTAGAGGCATTGAATTTGAAGGCAAGTGTGCTCGCGGCCAGTGCCTACATCTCCTTGTGCCTTGGTGACAACGTCGTAGCTCTAGAACATGCAAAGGCTTTACTCGGGATGTCAAAATTGCCCGGCGCGTATAAAATGCTAGGAAATTTATATGCCGCCGAGAGCTTGATTCTCATGAACAAAATAAGCGAGGCCATTGAGTACCTAAAGCCTGAGAATATTCAGGATATAGATACATTCTTACCAATTCCCGAAACCCTGGATAAGGATAAAGATAAATCAGAAGAACCATTTGTGACGCCTGTGAGAA GTTGGTATCCCAGCAGTCTTCCCACTGGAAAAGCGGTTCTTCAGTACAACTTGGCAGTAGCTTACGCAATTCGAGGCGAACTAGATAAATCTGGAGAAACTTTAAAGCAG GTGTGGATTTCTAAGGGTCCTAATTGCGACGTTCCAATACATGTTATAATGCTGGCGTTATACATTGAATTACAACTAG gCAATGCACACGTGtcaaaatcaataataaagCAACACTGTCCGCAATATcagtaa